In the Scomber japonicus isolate fScoJap1 chromosome 18, fScoJap1.pri, whole genome shotgun sequence genome, one interval contains:
- the 42sp43 gene encoding P43 5S RNA-binding protein-like — protein MNGVQSVKSDGGPPLQLFNCAHADCGATFTRQWRLKEHETVHTGARPCQCTIAGCGRRFSRKSHLRGHMLQHRGVKQFQCKFATCTKSFFNRGKLRRHVLYAHGDKNKYFKCNQPKCSLTFKKRRMYKLHLQKHQVAAKFKCSKHGCTATFDSHIARKAHENKHAGYRCPHDDCQVVEHTWGKLKKHMAKHSATFACQVCKKVFKKADALRRHKRIHASHKPVLVCPRDDCQAYFSTTFNLQHHIRKVHLKLLKYKCSFPECPRTFAMRESLTRHLLRHDPSASILKKRQRPKKSWQKRLDGHHLPLVEENLRNLFALRMRLSRRTKVETNLSGLFNERKIPHYVDPEVNLRNLFGIKRPRPLEEKPEVTPLKD, from the exons ATGAATGGTGTGCAAAGTGTGAAATCTGATGGTGGTCCCCCGCTGCAGCTGTTCAACTGCGCCCACGCTGACTGTGGAGCGACCTTCACCAGGCAGTGGAGGCTGAAAGAGCATGAGACGGTGCACACCGGAGCG CGTCCGTGTCAGTGCACAATTGCGGGCTGTGGTCGTCGTTTCTCAAGAAAATCTCACCTGCGCGGCCACATGCTTCAGCACAGAGGAGTGAAGCAGTTCCA ATGCAAATTTGCGACCTGCACGAAGAGTTTCTTCAACAGGGGCAAACTGAGAAGACATGTGCTCTACGCCCACGGAGATAAAAATAAGTACTTCAAG TGTAACCAGCCAAAGTGCTCCTTGACCTTCAAAAAACGCAGAATGTATAAGCTGCACTTACAGAAGCATCAAGTGGCTGCTAAATTCAA GTGTTCAAAGCACGGATGCACTGCAACGTTCGACTCCCATATCGCCCGCAAAGCCCATGAGAACAAACACGCCG GTTACCGCTGTCCTCATGATGACTGCCAGGTAGTTGAACACACCTGGGGGAAACTTAAGAAGCACATGGCTAAACACTCAG CCACATTTGCATGCCAAGTGTGCAAGAAGGTGTTTAAAAAAGCAGATGCTCTGCGGCGCCACAAACGGATTCACGCTTCCCATAAACCTGTGCTGGTTTGTCCCAGGGATGACTGCCAGGCTTACTTCTCTACAACCTTCAATCTGCAGCACCATATCCGCAAGGTGCACCTTAAGCTCCTCAAATACAAATGCTCCTTCCCTGAGTGCCCACGCACATTTGCTATGCGG GAGAGTTTGACAAGACACCTGCTTCGCCATGACCCGAGCGCCAGCATTCTGAAG AAACGTCAGCGTCCCAAGAAATCCTGGCAGAAACGTCTGGATGGACACCACCTTCCCCTTGTGGAGGAAAACCTGCGAAACCTCTTTGCACTGCGCATGCGGCTCTCCCGGCGTACCAAAGTGGAAACCAACCTCTCAGGCCTCTTCAACGAACGAAAGATCCCTCATTATGTTGACCCAGAAGTCAACCTGCGCAACCTGTTTGGTATCAAACGGCCACGTCCTTTAGAGGAAAAACCTGAGGTCACACCACTGaaagattaa
- the LOC128379268 gene encoding LOW QUALITY PROTEIN: disintegrin and metalloproteinase domain-containing protein 11-like (The sequence of the model RefSeq protein was modified relative to this genomic sequence to represent the inferred CDS: inserted 2 bases in 1 codon; deleted 1 base in 1 codon; substituted 1 base at 1 genomic stop codon), with translation MFSRFTLDPRHHFCCVVFALFPPLHRPGSXHLXGSRCCNPGEYVKIMLSVWCFMVFAAVGERLAVSGVDRSPVQDGDGGIWDWFTPAGRPNGEDATTEVTYPKRLVQQTRSEEEMAHGFLDTRVKNDTGDTLPVHLAQSCFQVEAFGVTFTLDLELNHHLLSSEYVERHFNQDGRPSQSVGGEHCYYQGRLRGLSESWAAVSTCHGLCGMFSDGFFSYGIEPIHNGSNQDNGAHLIRRMPDIRLSPHCPDCTEDGEWDSRGGDGDDNTPDQMSERQVSGGLRRSKRYVRKPSVQTETKYIELMVVNDNDMIVQLRRSGSQTKNFAKAVVNMADAIYKEQLNTRIVLVAMETWTSKNMMPVVEDPLITLQNFMKYRKDNIKEPSDVVHLFSGRTFQSSRSGTAYTGGVCSLMRGGGINEYGNVGAMAITLCQSLGQNIGMRWNNARNSAGDCRCPDTWLGCIMEDTGYYLPRKFSRCSVDEYIQFLLQGGGSCLFNKPNKLLDPPECGNGFVEPGEECDCGSQVECARSGGACCKKCTLTHDAMCSNGLCCSGCKYERRGVVCRDAVNDCDIPETCTGDSSQCPHNVHKLDGYICDNTQGRCYGGRCRTRDGQCKGLWGYNSADRFCYEKLNAEGTEKGNCGPGPDGQGWLQCNKPDVLCGFLFCVNITIKPKFGDLQGEVTSFTIYHQNKYLDCRGGHALLEDGSDLGYVEDGTPCGPNMMCLERRCLPVAAFNLSSCAGSNFGRICSDHGTCSNEVKCICDRDYTGKDCSVFDPIPEPTVPTGPEKKGPSGTNIIIGSIAGAILLAAIVLGGTGWGFKNIRRGRYNFAGCCPWSIIPKHPITSQIPPAWFLILLSTL, from the exons ATGTTTAGCAGATTCACTTTGGATCCTCGCCATCATTTC TGCTGTGTGGTTTTTgctctttttcctcccctccaccGGCCGGGTTCGTGACATCT CGGCTCTCGATGTTGTAATCCCGGGGAATATGTGAAGATCATGCTGTCGGTGTGGTGCTTCATGGTCTTTGCTGCAGTGGGCGAGAGGCTTGCAGTCTCAG GTGTGGACAGGAGCCCGGTGCAGGATGGAGATGGAGGCATCTGGGACTGGTTTACCCCAGCTGGGCGGCCAAATGGCGAGGACGCCACAACTGAAGTTACCTATCCAAAGCGGCTGGTGCAGCAGACCCGGTCGGAGGAGGAAATGGCTCATGGCTTCTTGGATACCAGGGTGAAGAATGATACCGGGGACACTTTG ccCGTCCACTTGGCCCAGAGCTGTTTCCAAGTGGAAGCTTTTGGAGTCACTTTCACTCTGGACCTGGAGTTAAACCA TCATCTCCTGTCTTCAGAATATGTGGAACGGCACTTTAACCAGGATGGCAGACCCTCACAGTCTGTG GGAGGGGAGCACTGCTACTACCAGGGAAGGTTAAGAGGTTTATCAGAGTCCTGGGCAGCTGTCTCCACCTGCCACGGCTTGTG CGGCATGTTCTCTGATGGCTTCTTCTCTTATGGGATTGAACCAATTCACAATGGGAGCAATCAG GATAATGGCGCTCACTTAATCCGCAGGATGCCTGATATCAGACTTTCCCCACACTGCCCAG ACTGTACAGAGGATGGCGAGTGGGATAGCAGAGGAGGTGACGGTGATGACAACACACCAGATCAAATGAGTGAGCGGCAGGTGTCTGGGGGGCTGAGGCGATCCAAGAGATATGTTCGCAAGCCCTCCGTCCAGACTGAGACCAAATACATTGAGCTGATGGTGGTCAACGACAATGACATG ATTGTACAGCTGCGTCGTTCTGGCAGCCAAACCAAGAACTTTGCCAAAGCGGTGGTCAACATGGCAGATGCG ATCTACAAGGAGCAGCTGAACACACGAATTGTgttggttgccatggagacctGGACGTCTAAAAATATGATGCCAGTAGTGGAAGACCCATTGATAACGCTACAGAACTTCATGAAGTACAGAAAAGACAACATCAAAGAGCCGAGTGACGTCGTCCATCTTTTCTC AGGGCGTACGTTTCAAAGTAGCCGCAGTGGGACGGCATACACAGGAGGAGTGTGCTCTCTAATGAGGGGAGGAGGTATCAACGAG TATGGGAATGTAGGTGCAATGGCCATCACTTTGTGCCAGAGCCTTGGCCAGAACATCGGGATGAGGTGGAACAACGCACGCAACTCTGCAG GAGACTGCAGGTGCCCGGACACCTGGTTGGGCTGCATCATGGAAGACACGGG aTACTATCTGCCCAGGAAGTTTTCTCGCTGCAGTGTTGACGAGTACATCCAGTTCTTGCTCCAGGGGGGTGGGAGCTGCCTCTTCAACAAGCCCAACAAG ctgCTGGACCCTCCAGAGTGTGGGAACGGCTTTGTGGAGCCAGGGGAAGAGTGTGATTGTGGATCCCAGGTG GAGTGCGCCCGTAGTGGAGGAGCCTGCTGCAAAAAGTGCACACTTACCCATGACGCCATGTGCAGTAATGGACTGTGCTGCAGTGGGTGCAAG TATGAGCGGAGAGGCGTGGTGTGTCGAGATGCTGTGAACGACTGTGATATCCCAGAGACCTGCACCGGAGACTCCAGCCAG TGCCCTCATAATGTCCACAAGCTGGATGGCTACATATGTGATAATACTCAGGGTCGGTGTTACGGCGGGCGATGTAGGACTCGTGATGGGCAGTGTAAGGGACTCTGGGGTTACA ATTCAGCAGACAGGTTTTGTTATGAGAAGCTTAACGCTGAGGGGACAGAGAAAGGCAACTGTGGTCCGGGCCCTGACGGTCAGGGCTGGCTACAATGCAACAAGCC GGATGTTTTATGTGGCTTCCTGTTCTGTGTCAACATTACCATCAAGCCAAAGTTCGGAGACCTGCAAGGTGAGGTGACCAGCTTCACCATCTACCACCAGAACAAGTACCTGGACTGCCG AGGTGGCCATGCTCTGCTGGAAGACGGCTCAGACCTGGGCTATGTGGAGGATGGCACTCCCTGTGGCCCCAACATGATGTGTTTGGAGCGACGCTGCCTCCCTGTGGCAGCCTTCAACCTTAGCAGCTGTGCAGGATCCAACTTTGGACGCATCTGTTCCGACCACGGG ACCTGCAGTAATGAGGTGAAGTGTATCTGTGACAGGGACTACACAGGGAAGGACTGCAGTGTGTTTGATCCTATCCCTGAGCCTACGGTCCCGACGGGCCCAGAGAAGAAAG GTCCCAGTGGCACCAATATCATAATAGGGTCCATCGCAGGTGCTATTCTCCTGGCAGCTATAGTCCTAGGGGGAACAGGATGGGGATTTAA GAACATTCGAAGAGGAAGGTATAACTTTGCAGGGTGTTGTCCATGGAGCATCATCCCAAAACATCCCATCACATCCCAGATCCCCCCAGCATGGTTCTTAATCCTTTTATCCACCCTCTGA